The Mucilaginibacter rubeus genomic interval TTATCAAAGTTTAGATTATGGAGTGCTTTAACAAGGTCGGCATCGGGCACTTCATCGGCATCAATACTTAAGATCCAGTTATAGCGGGACAGTGCTATGCCTTTGTTTTTATTTGCCCCATATCCTGCCCAGCTTTTTTGAAATACCCGGCATCCGTAACCCGACGCTATGAGCGGGGTGCCGTCGGTACTGTCATTATCAACCACAACAATATCATCGGTTATTAAACGGGCCATTTTTATACAATCCTCAATTAAGGCGGCTTCGTTTTTAGTAATGATCACAACAGACACTGGTACCATGCAGCAGTAGTATTAGTAGTATATATTATAAAGGATCTGTTACGGCCCTTTATTAAGATATATCGTACATGTACCGTGTATGGTTGCCTTGAATTAAACAAACAAAAAAATATTACGGATTTTGCTTATTCCATTCGGTTACGTTAAGCAGCCTGTCAGAAACAGCATTTTTGCAGGTGAGGCGGGGGCATAGTATGGTCCAGCGGTCTTTGGTTTGTTCAACTACCGGGCGTGTCCCGCATATTTTACAATTGTTAACCGGGAAGTTTGGATTTATTTCGATTCTCATAAAAGGCCTTTAAAAACAGCCGGGGATTTTCAATACATGAACATTACGCAGTAAACATTTGTACCAGTTGCCTTCATTATCAAAAATATAATTATTAGTAAGCATTTATTTGGTATACATTAACTTGTACATATTTTGTATAACTAACCCTCTTATATGTGAAAATTGAACATTGTTTTGCCCGGTTATGAGAAAAAATAAAAATATTTTATTTGGGAGGCAACCTTTTAATATTAGTTGCCGTGATGTGCGTAGATTAGGTTAAATTTATGCGTTTCATTCTGAGTTTATAAAACCCCATATGGGCGAAGAAGAGTTACATCAACTGATCAATGGCTGCGTAAAGCAGGACAGAAAAAGTCAGAAAATGCTCTATAAAGCGTTTTATGGGTTTTCTATGGGGATTTGTCTGCGTTATGCAGGCAACCGCGATGAGGCTGCGGAGGTTATGAATCAGGGTTTTATGAAGGTGTTTACCCACATAAACAGGTTTGATACTTCAAGGCCGTTTAAAGCCTGGATTGGTAGGATCATGATGAATGTTTCTATTGATTACTATCGGGCCAATTTAAAAATGGCTTACACCGAAGACCTGGAGAAGGCAGAAAACGTGAGCGAGGGCGACCTTACCGATAAAAATTTAAATTACGAAGATCTGCTGGCGATGGTGCAACAGTTGCCGCAGGCTTATCGTACAGTATTTAACCTTTTTGCAATAGACGGATACTCGCACGAAGAGATAGGTGAGATGCTGAACATTAGTCCGGGAACATCTAAGTCAAATTTGCACAAGGCAAGGCATAAACTAAAACAAATGATATTAAAAGCAGAGGAAACTGCTGATAAAACCAATTACAACAGGGGTATGGATTTTAACCCGATTGTGGCCTATAATGGTATAGGTATAGATGTAAGAAGCACTTTTTTTAATAATGGTATCAGAGGATGAAAAGCGAAGAGGATTTAGATAACATTTTTAAGAAGCAGCTGGAAGATCCTGCAAATCATCGGGCGTTTAACGAGGATGACTGGGATGCGCTTGAGCAAATGCTTGATCAGGGCAAAAAACGCCGTGGAATTGTTTATTGGTTACCGCTTGCAAGCGGTATAGCGGCCATGCTATTGCTGTTTTTAGGCTGGTTGTTTTTTAAACCTAATACGCAGGACAGTAATACATCAGGACAACAACAGGCTAAAGTGAAGCCTCTTGCTCCTAAAGCAAATCCGGCAACCAACGGTAGCGTTGTGCAACACCCTCGGGTTACGGATAGTATCAAAACAACATCGCCAACAAATAACAATGTTGCAGCTAACAGCAATACGGATAATCATCTTAAAGCCGGTCAAACAGTTTTGACACCTTCTGTGGCTGGTGCTAATCACCC includes:
- a CDS encoding RNA polymerase sigma factor, producing the protein MGEEELHQLINGCVKQDRKSQKMLYKAFYGFSMGICLRYAGNRDEAAEVMNQGFMKVFTHINRFDTSRPFKAWIGRIMMNVSIDYYRANLKMAYTEDLEKAENVSEGDLTDKNLNYEDLLAMVQQLPQAYRTVFNLFAIDGYSHEEIGEMLNISPGTSKSNLHKARHKLKQMILKAEETADKTNYNRGMDFNPIVAYNGIGIDVRSTFFNNGIRG